A region from the Hypericibacter adhaerens genome encodes:
- a CDS encoding AraC family transcriptional regulator: MPRNSSVELFDKVSRPLIAVGNQYADRHVIRPHRHRRSQLLYGTTGTLMVMTAQGSWIVPPQRGVWIPAGVTHEVHMLGPVATHSLYLEPDAARDMPDRCQVIGISPFMRGLLAEAVDLPVEYDPASRAGAVMALIQHELRRQQPLPPLALPFPADGQLAKRCRAFLQNPTPHETIEDWSRSLGLSRRSFTRLFRRETGLSFVTWRQQACLAAALPRLVAGEAVTAVAIDLGYDNPAAFTTMFKRVLGSAPRHYLQAHG, from the coding sequence ATGCCCCGCAACAGCTCGGTCGAGCTTTTCGACAAGGTCTCCCGACCGCTGATCGCGGTCGGCAATCAATATGCCGACCGCCATGTGATCCGGCCGCATCGCCACCGCCGCAGCCAACTGCTTTATGGCACGACCGGCACGCTGATGGTGATGACGGCGCAAGGGAGCTGGATCGTACCGCCGCAACGCGGCGTCTGGATCCCGGCCGGGGTTACGCATGAGGTGCATATGCTGGGGCCCGTTGCGACCCATAGCCTCTATCTCGAGCCGGATGCGGCCCGGGACATGCCCGATCGCTGCCAGGTGATCGGCATCTCGCCTTTCATGCGCGGCCTGCTCGCCGAGGCGGTCGACCTGCCGGTGGAATATGACCCGGCGAGCCGCGCAGGCGCGGTGATGGCGCTGATCCAGCATGAGCTGCGCCGCCAGCAGCCGCTGCCGCCGCTGGCCTTGCCGTTCCCGGCCGACGGCCAGCTCGCCAAGCGCTGCCGGGCATTCCTGCAGAATCCGACGCCGCATGAGACGATCGAGGATTGGAGCCGCTCGCTGGGCTTGAGCCGGCGCAGCTTCACGCGGCTGTTCCGGCGCGAGACGGGCCTGAGCTTCGTGACCTGGCGCCAGCAGGCCTGCCTCGCCGCGGCCCTGCCGCGGCTCGTGGCCGGCGAGGCGGTGACCGCGGTCGCGATCGATCTCGGCTACGACAACCCCGCCGCCTTCACCACCATGTTCAAGCGCGTGCTCGGATCCGCGCCGCGCCACTACCTGCAAGCGCACGGCTAG
- a CDS encoding GNAT family N-acetyltransferase, with protein sequence MRIIAGDFGDPRVVALLQYHFTSARAQTAPGSAHALDLAGLQSPDIDFWTIWDGDVLLGFGALKRLSASQGELKSMHIDRIRRGKGAGSAILRHIIAAARARGLTRLSLETGSWDYFLPARALYARHGFVECAPFAGYKPDPNSVFMTLDLRDS encoded by the coding sequence ATGCGGATCATCGCCGGCGATTTCGGCGATCCGCGCGTGGTCGCCCTCCTGCAATACCATTTCACCAGCGCCCGGGCGCAGACCGCGCCCGGCAGCGCCCACGCGCTCGACCTCGCCGGCCTGCAGTCGCCCGATATCGATTTCTGGACGATCTGGGACGGCGATGTGCTTCTGGGCTTCGGCGCGCTGAAGCGGCTTTCGGCCAGCCAGGGCGAGCTCAAGTCGATGCATATCGACCGGATCCGGCGCGGCAAGGGCGCCGGCAGCGCGATCCTTCGCCATATCATCGCGGCCGCAAGAGCCCGGGGCCTGACGCGCCTCAGCCTCGAGACAGGCAGCTGGGACTATTTCCTGCCGGCCCGCGCCCTCTATGCGCGCCACGGCTTCGTCGAATGCGCGCCCTTCGCCGGCTACAAGCCCGACCCGAACAGCGTCTTCATGACGCTCGATCTGCGGGATTCCTGA
- a CDS encoding hydantoinase/oxoprolinase family protein yields the protein MYLGVDIGGTFTDLVMMDEAGAIGTAKALTTPGELEQGVLSAVALAAEARGLALHELLAQVKIFGHGTTQATNALIERKGAKTGLIATRGFGDTIGLQRLLGFSAGVPVDQLGWYSKRRYPDPIVPIALRREVPERIDHAGRVLLALDRAAARQAVEELAAAGVETFAVALLWAFRNPAHEQAVGELIREISPNAYVSLSSEVSPIIGEYERTATTALNSYLALKVVSYLDRVEAVLRENGFSGKFYILNSAGGVMPAAEAARKPVLLVASGPAGGVLGSLQLAKTLGHHNVITTDMGGTSFDVSLIVEGKPLVSASHEAGGYHLNTPMIDILAVGAGGGSIARVENGLLRVGPESAGARPGPVCYGRGGTRATVTDADVVLGIISPDNFLGGRMKLDLAAAREAIRTQIAEPLGLGIEEAAAGIVRIVNGHMADTLREVTIGRGFDPRDFVIFAYGGAGPAHCAGYGAELGARRILIPATSMAHSAYGALASDVHHSSERSQLMRGGGSGHHPWEGIDVEEVARIFADLEARCVAGMERTGIAREHATVLRTVDMRYRRQTHDLIVRFPDGPVDAQAVRAAVERFEADYEGLYGKGSGFRDAGIELSTFRMQATGHTATPAPKWDGARHAVEPGARMIFEPGLGTRMKVPVWQWLELPVGHHVDGPAVIEHPETTVYVGPKQSAVIDKTGNLSIDLAEAKP from the coding sequence ATGTATCTCGGCGTCGATATCGGCGGCACCTTCACCGACCTCGTCATGATGGACGAGGCCGGCGCCATCGGCACCGCCAAGGCCCTGACCACGCCGGGCGAGCTCGAGCAGGGCGTGCTCAGCGCCGTGGCGCTCGCGGCCGAAGCCCGGGGCCTCGCGCTGCACGAGCTGCTGGCCCAGGTGAAGATCTTCGGCCACGGCACCACCCAGGCGACCAACGCGCTGATCGAGCGCAAGGGAGCCAAGACCGGCCTCATCGCCACGCGCGGCTTCGGCGACACCATCGGGCTGCAGCGCCTGCTGGGCTTCTCGGCCGGCGTGCCGGTGGACCAGCTCGGCTGGTACAGCAAGCGGCGCTATCCCGATCCGATCGTGCCGATCGCGCTCCGGCGCGAGGTGCCGGAGCGCATCGATCATGCCGGCCGCGTGCTGTTGGCGCTCGACCGCGCCGCGGCGCGCCAGGCGGTCGAGGAGCTGGCCGCGGCCGGGGTCGAGACCTTCGCCGTGGCCCTGCTCTGGGCCTTCCGCAACCCCGCACACGAACAGGCGGTCGGCGAGCTCATCCGCGAGATCAGCCCGAACGCCTATGTGAGCCTCTCATCCGAGGTGTCGCCCATCATCGGCGAGTATGAGCGGACCGCCACCACGGCGCTCAACAGCTATCTCGCGCTCAAGGTCGTGTCCTATCTCGACCGGGTCGAGGCGGTCCTGCGCGAGAACGGCTTCAGCGGCAAGTTCTACATCCTCAACAGCGCGGGCGGCGTCATGCCGGCAGCCGAGGCGGCGCGCAAGCCGGTGCTGCTGGTGGCGAGCGGTCCCGCGGGCGGCGTGCTGGGTTCGCTCCAGCTCGCCAAGACGCTGGGCCATCACAATGTCATCACCACCGACATGGGTGGGACCAGCTTCGACGTGTCGCTGATCGTCGAAGGAAAGCCGCTGGTCTCGGCCAGCCATGAGGCCGGCGGCTACCATCTCAACACGCCGATGATCGACATCCTGGCGGTGGGCGCCGGCGGCGGCTCGATCGCGCGGGTGGAGAACGGGTTGCTGCGCGTCGGCCCCGAGAGCGCCGGCGCCCGGCCCGGTCCCGTCTGCTACGGACGCGGCGGCACCCGAGCGACCGTGACCGACGCCGATGTCGTGCTCGGCATCATCTCGCCCGACAATTTCCTCGGCGGACGCATGAAGCTCGACCTCGCCGCCGCCCGCGAGGCGATCCGCACCCAGATCGCCGAGCCGTTGGGTCTCGGCATCGAGGAGGCCGCCGCCGGCATCGTGCGCATCGTCAACGGCCATATGGCCGACACGCTGCGCGAGGTCACGATCGGGCGCGGCTTCGATCCGCGCGATTTCGTGATCTTCGCCTATGGCGGCGCCGGCCCCGCCCATTGCGCGGGCTACGGCGCCGAGCTCGGCGCGCGCCGCATCCTCATCCCCGCCACCAGCATGGCGCATTCGGCTTATGGCGCGCTCGCCTCCGACGTCCATCATTCGAGCGAGCGCTCGCAGCTCATGCGCGGGGGCGGCAGCGGCCATCATCCCTGGGAAGGGATCGATGTCGAGGAGGTCGCCCGGATCTTCGCCGATCTCGAGGCGCGCTGCGTCGCCGGCATGGAGCGCACCGGCATCGCGCGCGAGCACGCGACCGTGCTGCGCACCGTCGATATGCGCTATCGCCGCCAGACCCACGACCTGATCGTCCGCTTCCCCGACGGGCCGGTCGACGCCCAGGCGGTCAGGGCCGCGGTCGAGCGGTTCGAAGCCGATTACGAGGGGCTTTACGGCAAGGGCTCGGGCTTCCGCGACGCCGGCATCGAGCTCAGCACCTTCCGGATGCAGGCGACCGGCCACACCGCCACGCCGGCCCCGAAATGGGACGGCGCGCGCCATGCGGTCGAGCCCGGCGCGCGCATGATCTTCGAGCCCGGCCTCGGCACCCGCATGAAGGTGCCGGTCTGGCAATGGCTCGAGCTGCCGGTCGGCCACCATGTCGACGGGCCGGCCGTGATCGAGCATCCCGAGACCACCGTCTATGTCGGCCCGAAGCAATCGGCCGTGATCGACAAGACCGGCAATCTCTCCATCGACCTTGCGGAGGCAAAGCCATGA
- a CDS encoding MFS transporter has product MSQAVIDRRQTGSTAFYVLAAISFCHLLNDMMQSLLPAIYPILKGGFDLDFGQIGLLTLTYQITASLLQPVVGLYTDHKPHPYSLPMGMSSTLAGLVVIAFAPSFPLLLAGAALLGVGSSVFHPESSRMARLASGGAHGLAQSLFQVGGNVGSALGPLLAAFIILPHGQTSVAWFAFAALGGIAVLTMLGRWYKANGHARRPARKAPARHSSLSRGQVGRALAVLIALIFSKYFYLASIYSYYIFYLMHHFDVSTQLSQIYLFVFLAAAAAGTIIGGPIGDRIGRKKVIWGSIVGVLPFTLALPYVGLWATVALSVIIGFVLSSAFSAIVVYAQELVPGRVGMISGLFFGLAFGMGGIGAAALGELADWTSIEFVYRVCSFLPFIGLLAAFLPNIEGSLRKAA; this is encoded by the coding sequence GTGAGCCAGGCCGTCATCGACCGGCGCCAGACCGGTTCCACCGCCTTCTATGTGCTGGCGGCGATCAGCTTCTGTCACCTGCTGAACGACATGATGCAGTCGCTGCTGCCGGCGATCTATCCGATCCTCAAGGGCGGCTTCGATCTCGATTTCGGGCAGATCGGCCTGCTGACCCTCACTTATCAGATCACCGCCTCGCTGCTGCAGCCCGTCGTCGGGCTCTACACCGATCACAAGCCGCACCCCTATTCGTTGCCCATGGGCATGAGCTCGACCCTGGCGGGGCTGGTGGTGATCGCCTTCGCCCCGAGCTTCCCGCTGCTGCTCGCCGGCGCGGCGCTCCTGGGCGTCGGCTCCTCGGTGTTCCATCCCGAATCCTCGCGCATGGCGCGACTGGCCTCGGGCGGCGCCCATGGGCTGGCGCAATCCTTGTTCCAGGTGGGCGGCAATGTCGGCTCGGCGCTGGGCCCGCTGCTGGCCGCCTTCATCATCCTCCCGCACGGCCAGACCAGCGTCGCCTGGTTCGCCTTCGCGGCCTTGGGCGGCATCGCCGTCCTCACCATGCTGGGCCGTTGGTACAAGGCCAACGGCCATGCGCGCCGTCCGGCCCGCAAGGCGCCCGCACGCCACTCGAGCTTGTCGCGAGGACAGGTGGGCCGCGCGCTCGCGGTGCTGATCGCGCTGATCTTCTCCAAATATTTCTATCTGGCGAGCATCTACAGCTACTACATCTTCTACCTGATGCATCACTTCGACGTGTCGACGCAGCTGTCGCAGATCTATCTCTTCGTCTTCCTCGCGGCCGCGGCGGCCGGCACGATCATCGGCGGCCCGATCGGCGACCGGATCGGCCGCAAGAAGGTGATCTGGGGTTCGATCGTCGGCGTGCTGCCCTTCACGCTGGCGCTGCCCTATGTGGGCCTCTGGGCCACGGTCGCGCTCAGCGTCATCATCGGCTTCGTGCTCTCCTCGGCCTTCTCGGCGATCGTCGTCTATGCGCAGGAGCTGGTGCCGGGCCGCGTCGGCATGATCTCGGGCCTCTTCTTCGGGCTCGCCTTCGGCATGGGCGGCATCGGTGCGGCGGCTTTGGGCGAGCTCGCCGACTGGACCAGCATCGAGTTCGTCTATCGCGTCTGCTCCTTCCTGCCCTTCATCGGGCTGCTGGCCGCGTTCCTGCCCAACATCGAAGGCTCGTTGCGCAAGGCGGCCTGA
- the leuB gene encoding 3-isopropylmalate dehydrogenase: MTRQILVLGGDGIGPEVTAAAERVLRILAGRHKLALAFEHALVGGACYDATGLFITDATMAKAKAADAILFGAEGGPKWDSLELTGPPETRSGLTRLRRELELYANLRPIRPFEALLAHSTLKPEIVRGVDFMIVRELCGGIYFGEPRGIERKGDGLLHGFDTQDYSEPEIERIAHASFALARSRRRKLCSVDKANVMESGILWRRTLTRIGERDYPEVELSHLYVDNAAMQIVRNPRQFDVIVTDNLFGDILSDGAAMITGSLGMLPSASLGTPRPDGRRPGLYEPVHGSAPDIAGQGLANPLGAIMSAALLLTHGLGRPDLAQIVERAVARTLEAGIATPDLGGKAGTGEVLAAVIEAL, translated from the coding sequence ATGACCCGGCAGATTCTCGTGCTCGGCGGCGACGGCATCGGGCCCGAGGTGACGGCGGCGGCCGAGCGCGTGCTGCGCATCCTGGCCGGGCGGCACAAGCTCGCCCTCGCCTTCGAGCATGCGCTGGTGGGCGGCGCCTGCTACGACGCGACCGGCCTTTTCATCACCGACGCCACCATGGCCAAGGCGAAGGCCGCCGACGCGATCCTGTTCGGCGCCGAGGGCGGGCCCAAATGGGACAGCCTCGAGCTCACCGGCCCACCCGAGACGCGCAGCGGGCTGACGCGGCTGCGGCGCGAGCTCGAGCTCTATGCCAATCTGCGCCCGATCCGCCCCTTCGAGGCGCTCCTCGCCCACTCGACCCTGAAGCCCGAAATCGTCCGCGGCGTCGATTTCATGATCGTGCGCGAGCTCTGCGGCGGCATCTATTTCGGCGAGCCGCGCGGCATCGAGCGCAAGGGCGACGGGCTGCTGCACGGTTTCGACACCCAGGATTACAGCGAACCCGAGATCGAGCGGATCGCCCATGCGTCTTTCGCGCTCGCCCGCTCGCGCCGCCGCAAGCTCTGCTCCGTCGACAAGGCGAATGTCATGGAGAGCGGCATCCTGTGGCGGCGCACCCTCACGCGGATCGGCGAACGGGACTATCCCGAGGTCGAACTCTCCCATCTTTATGTCGACAACGCCGCGATGCAGATCGTGCGCAACCCGCGCCAGTTCGACGTGATCGTCACCGACAATCTCTTCGGCGACATCCTGTCGGACGGGGCCGCCATGATCACCGGGTCGCTCGGCATGCTGCCCTCGGCCTCGCTCGGCACACCCCGGCCCGACGGCCGCCGCCCAGGGCTTTATGAGCCCGTCCATGGCAGCGCGCCCGACATCGCCGGCCAGGGGCTCGCCAATCCGCTGGGCGCCATCATGAGCGCCGCCCTGCTGCTGACCCATGGGCTCGGCCGGCCCGACCTCGCGCAGATCGTCGAACGGGCCGTGGCCCGCACGCTCGAGGCCGGCATCGCGACACCCGATCTCGGCGGCAAGGCCGGCACGGGCGAGGTGCTCGCCGCCGTCATCGAGGCGCTCTGA
- a CDS encoding hydantoinase B/oxoprolinase family protein yields MTAATVLERDRSGKIDPITFEVIRHKLQAITEEQAITLKQVSGSPVVTEATDFNNGLYLADGSIVTMGPQVIFHTGTMSTVIRNIIQEFGPRGEIREGDMFILNDPYRGAIHQPDVSIVAPIFHEGRHCGWAGSCAHQLDVGGMGFGSWAYRATEVQQEAMLLTGLKLIEGGKLREDLWQMIMSMTRLPNYLGLDLKGMIAANNVAIQRMIELFRRYGLDTVEAVMNAEIDASERRMRERLKKIPDGIYRARDYIDHDGHTNALYRVCLAIHKKGDEITFDLEGTSEQAPGFINCTWSGMKGALLTGLLPILAPDIRWNEGVLRPVTIHAPEGTLCNARWPAPVSGATVCAVWIVMNVAVAALSRMVSCAPEMVREAQAVTKGQMSVLTLAGRNRNGEAYGTLLLDSMAGGGGASIDLDGLDGSGDYDVPRPAIANVEANEAAGPILYLFRSFVPDTAGPGRMRGGGSTGLALVAHDVEKLDAMVIGHGVEVPNSLGLFGGLPGACAYHLLKRSNQGVGALLERYWNAARVMADETVEDLGAKPGGFRIGQGDVFCYTFQGGGGYGDPLLRPPARVLQDVRDGHVSAASAAALYGVAIAGEDIDQPATEARRRAIRQQRLGGKVPKKAAPEGRSDGSAEIRIGADRHFHCGCGTDLGPCRENWKPRAVGRKLAAADCGPHVRLHAELELREFCCSDCATLLEVEVLRKDEEPLWSMSLA; encoded by the coding sequence ATGACCGCCGCCACCGTCCTCGAGCGCGACCGATCCGGCAAGATCGATCCCATCACTTTCGAGGTGATCCGCCACAAGCTCCAGGCCATCACCGAGGAGCAGGCCATCACGCTGAAGCAGGTCTCGGGCTCGCCGGTGGTGACCGAGGCGACCGATTTCAACAACGGCCTCTATCTGGCCGACGGCTCGATCGTGACCATGGGTCCGCAGGTGATCTTCCACACCGGCACCATGTCGACCGTGATCCGCAACATCATCCAGGAGTTCGGGCCCCGCGGCGAGATCCGCGAGGGCGACATGTTCATCCTCAACGACCCCTATCGGGGCGCCATCCACCAGCCGGACGTCTCGATCGTGGCGCCGATCTTCCATGAGGGGCGCCATTGCGGCTGGGCCGGCTCCTGCGCCCACCAGCTCGATGTCGGCGGCATGGGCTTCGGGAGCTGGGCCTACCGGGCGACCGAGGTGCAGCAGGAGGCCATGCTGCTGACGGGCCTCAAGCTGATCGAGGGCGGCAAGCTGCGCGAGGATCTCTGGCAGATGATCATGAGCATGACGCGCCTGCCGAACTATCTGGGCCTCGACCTCAAGGGCATGATCGCCGCCAACAATGTCGCGATCCAGCGCATGATCGAGCTGTTCCGGCGCTACGGACTGGACACGGTCGAGGCGGTGATGAATGCCGAGATCGACGCCTCCGAGCGTCGCATGCGCGAGCGGCTGAAGAAGATCCCGGACGGCATCTACCGGGCGCGCGACTATATCGACCATGACGGTCACACGAACGCGCTCTACCGGGTCTGCCTCGCCATCCACAAGAAGGGCGACGAGATCACCTTCGATCTGGAGGGTACCTCCGAGCAGGCGCCGGGCTTCATCAACTGCACCTGGTCGGGCATGAAGGGGGCGCTCCTGACCGGCCTGCTGCCGATCCTCGCCCCCGACATCCGCTGGAACGAAGGCGTGCTCAGGCCCGTCACCATCCATGCGCCCGAGGGCACGCTCTGCAACGCGCGCTGGCCGGCGCCGGTCTCGGGCGCCACCGTCTGCGCGGTCTGGATCGTGATGAATGTGGCGGTCGCCGCCCTTTCGCGCATGGTGAGTTGCGCGCCCGAGATGGTGCGCGAGGCCCAGGCCGTGACCAAGGGCCAGATGTCGGTGCTGACGCTCGCCGGCCGCAACCGCAACGGTGAGGCCTATGGCACGCTGCTGCTCGATTCGATGGCGGGCGGGGGCGGCGCCTCGATCGATCTCGACGGGCTCGACGGCTCGGGCGACTACGACGTGCCGCGCCCGGCCATCGCCAATGTCGAGGCCAACGAGGCGGCGGGGCCGATCCTCTATCTCTTCCGCTCCTTCGTGCCCGACACGGCGGGCCCCGGCCGCATGCGCGGCGGCGGCTCCACCGGCCTGGCGCTGGTCGCCCATGACGTCGAAAAGCTCGATGCCATGGTGATCGGCCATGGCGTCGAGGTGCCGAACTCGCTCGGCCTCTTCGGCGGGCTGCCGGGCGCCTGCGCCTATCACCTCCTGAAGCGCAGCAACCAGGGCGTCGGCGCGCTGCTCGAGCGCTATTGGAACGCCGCCCGCGTCATGGCGGACGAAACCGTCGAGGATCTGGGCGCCAAGCCCGGCGGCTTCCGCATCGGCCAGGGCGATGTCTTCTGCTACACGTTCCAGGGCGGCGGCGGCTATGGCGATCCGCTGCTGCGCCCGCCGGCGCGCGTGCTGCAGGATGTCCGCGACGGCCATGTCTCGGCCGCCAGCGCCGCGGCGCTCTATGGCGTCGCCATCGCCGGGGAGGATATCGACCAGCCGGCGACCGAGGCCCGGCGCCGCGCGATCCGCCAGCAGCGGCTCGGCGGCAAGGTGCCGAAGAAGGCGGCGCCCGAGGGCCGCAGCGACGGCTCGGCCGAGATCCGAATCGGCGCCGACCGCCATTTCCATTGCGGCTGCGGCACCGATCTCGGCCCCTGCCGCGAGAACTGGAAGCCGCGGGCCGTCGGGCGCAAGCTCGCGGCCGCGGATTGCGGGCCCCATGTCCGCCTCCATGCCGAGCTCGAGCTCCGGGAATTCTGCTGCTCCGATTGCGCCACGCTTCTCGAAGTCGAGGTCCTGCGCAAGGACGAGGAACCGCTCTGGAGCATGAGCCTCGCCTGA
- a CDS encoding BaiN/RdsA family NAD(P)/FAD-dependent oxidoreductase, whose translation MTNRLEHRPVAIIGGGPAGLMAAEVIARAGVAVTVFERMPSLGRKLMMAGRGGLNLTHSEPIERFRERYGEAAGWMGPILAGFPPQALIEWCEGLGQPTFVGSSGRVFPRAMKASPLLRAWIRRLDRMGVRVVTRALWTGWNEEGALRFADGSTHQADATVLALGGASWPKLGADGGWTALLPGIAIAPLRPANCGFEIPWSAIFHARFAGTPLKRVALSFAGQTVQGEAVVTAKGIEGGAIYALAAPLRETIACEGSALLRIDLRPDLTPAALAEQLGVARGSASLSTFLRKRAGLSPVAVGLIQEALHGGATEPLPALVKALPLRLTAPFGLARAISTAGGIARTELDDRLMLRKKPGVFVAGEMIDWEAPTGGYLLQGCLATGVAAGKGVLAWLAAQGAAR comes from the coding sequence GTGACGAACCGCCTCGAGCATCGCCCTGTCGCCATCATCGGCGGCGGCCCCGCCGGGCTGATGGCCGCCGAGGTCATCGCCAGGGCGGGCGTCGCCGTGACCGTTTTCGAGCGGATGCCGAGCCTCGGCCGCAAGCTCATGATGGCGGGCCGCGGCGGCCTCAATCTCACCCATTCCGAGCCCATCGAGCGTTTCCGCGAGCGCTATGGCGAGGCCGCGGGCTGGATGGGCCCGATCCTGGCGGGCTTCCCGCCGCAGGCCCTGATCGAATGGTGCGAAGGGCTGGGACAGCCGACCTTCGTCGGCAGCAGCGGCCGCGTCTTCCCGCGCGCGATGAAGGCGAGCCCGTTGCTGCGCGCCTGGATCCGGCGGCTCGACAGAATGGGCGTGCGCGTCGTGACCCGCGCCCTTTGGACCGGCTGGAACGAAGAGGGCGCGCTGAGATTCGCGGATGGCAGCACCCACCAGGCGGACGCGACGGTGCTGGCGCTCGGCGGCGCTTCCTGGCCGAAGCTGGGCGCCGATGGCGGCTGGACGGCGCTGCTGCCCGGCATCGCGATCGCACCCTTGCGGCCGGCCAATTGCGGTTTCGAGATCCCCTGGTCGGCGATCTTCCACGCGCGTTTCGCCGGCACGCCACTGAAGCGCGTCGCGCTCTCCTTCGCGGGCCAGACGGTCCAGGGCGAGGCGGTCGTCACCGCCAAGGGCATCGAGGGCGGCGCCATCTATGCGCTGGCGGCACCCTTGCGCGAGACGATCGCGTGCGAGGGCTCGGCCTTGCTGCGGATCGACCTGCGCCCCGATCTCACCCCGGCCGCGCTTGCCGAGCAGCTCGGCGTCGCGCGTGGGAGCGCCTCCCTTTCCACCTTCCTGCGCAAGCGCGCGGGCCTGTCGCCGGTGGCGGTCGGCCTGATTCAGGAGGCGCTCCATGGCGGTGCGACCGAACCGCTGCCGGCGCTGGTGAAGGCGCTCCCCTTGCGGCTCACGGCCCCCTTCGGCCTCGCGCGCGCGATCTCGACCGCCGGCGGCATCGCCCGCACCGAGCTCGACGACCGGCTCATGCTGCGCAAGAAGCCGGGCGTCTTCGTGGCCGGCGAGATGATCGACTGGGAGGCGCCCACCGGCGGCTATCTCTTGCAGGGTTGCCTGGCGACCGGCGTCGCCGCGGGCAAGGGCGTGCTCGCCTGGCTCGCGGCGCAAGGAGCCGCGCGCTAG
- a CDS encoding TauD/TfdA family dioxygenase has product MRWADGHESRYPAIWLRHNCVCAECGSTETARRELRLTDIPREIAVESAAVNEQGEIAVTWKPGFHRSRYGALWLRAHCLSPAERDYRRHKPVLWHPRSNNLLSYESYPALEEKPARLRFLERLRDYGFVILNDVGCEREATEQVAKLVGSLRMTNYGIYELISQPSPQLVGDTAVPLAPHTDEPYRHHPPGITFFHVLAQSAEGGDSTLVDGYHVAESFRSENPEAFRLLSTVPAGFHRTLKEGRAFYASGPVIRLDREGHVEGLRLLDRGTAPFDIDAGEVAAYYDALRSLLAYLYDARNQLIVKIEAGQMLVFNNQRLLHGRTGFDPTVSHRHVRSCNVDLDEFYSSLRVAYRELGREEAYMTLAQGAGT; this is encoded by the coding sequence GTGCGATGGGCCGACGGGCATGAGAGCCGCTATCCCGCGATCTGGCTGCGCCACAACTGCGTCTGCGCCGAATGCGGCAGCACCGAGACGGCGCGCCGCGAGCTGCGGCTGACCGACATCCCGCGGGAGATCGCGGTCGAGAGTGCGGCTGTGAACGAGCAGGGCGAGATCGCGGTCACCTGGAAGCCCGGCTTCCATCGTTCTCGCTATGGTGCGCTCTGGCTGCGCGCCCATTGCCTGTCGCCGGCCGAGCGCGACTATCGCCGCCACAAGCCGGTGCTCTGGCATCCGCGCAGCAACAACCTGCTGTCCTACGAAAGCTATCCGGCGCTTGAGGAGAAGCCGGCGCGGCTGCGCTTCCTGGAGCGGCTGCGCGATTACGGCTTCGTCATTCTCAACGATGTCGGCTGCGAGCGCGAGGCGACCGAGCAGGTCGCGAAGCTGGTCGGCTCGCTGCGGATGACCAATTACGGCATCTACGAGCTGATCTCGCAGCCCAGCCCCCAGCTCGTGGGCGACACGGCGGTGCCGCTGGCGCCGCATACGGACGAGCCTTACCGCCACCATCCGCCCGGCATCACCTTCTTCCATGTGCTGGCGCAGAGCGCCGAAGGCGGCGATTCGACCCTGGTCGACGGCTACCATGTCGCCGAGAGCTTCCGCAGCGAGAACCCTGAGGCCTTCCGCCTGCTCTCGACCGTCCCGGCCGGGTTCCACCGGACCCTGAAGGAAGGCCGCGCCTTCTACGCCTCGGGGCCGGTGATCCGGCTCGATCGCGAGGGCCATGTCGAGGGCCTGCGGCTGCTCGATCGCGGCACGGCGCCCTTCGATATCGACGCGGGCGAAGTGGCGGCCTATTACGACGCGCTGCGCAGCCTGCTCGCCTATCTCTATGACGCGCGCAACCAGCTCATCGTCAAGATCGAGGCCGGCCAGATGCTGGTCTTCAACAACCAGCGCCTGCTCCATGGCCGCACCGGCTTCGACCCGACCGTCTCGCACCGCCATGTGCGCAGCTGCAATGTCGATCTCGACGAGTTCTATTCGAGCCTGCGCGTCGCCTATCGCGAGCTCGGCCGCGAGGAGGCCTATATGACGCTGGCGCAGGGCGCGGGGACCTGA
- a CDS encoding VOC family protein has protein sequence MLAYIMVGTNNVKKAAKFYDAALAPLGLVRTGDGGRYIGYGPKKAPDKAQFFVTKPYNRKAATFGNGTMISLVAKSRKAVDGFYAAALAQGGKDEGKPGPRPADGSNYAAYVRDLDGNKICAYCSKAK, from the coding sequence ATGCTTGCCTACATCATGGTCGGCACCAACAATGTGAAAAAAGCCGCCAAGTTCTACGACGCCGCTCTGGCGCCGCTGGGTCTCGTACGGACGGGGGACGGCGGCCGCTATATCGGCTACGGACCGAAGAAGGCGCCGGACAAGGCGCAGTTCTTCGTCACCAAGCCTTACAACCGCAAGGCGGCGACCTTCGGCAACGGCACCATGATCTCGCTCGTCGCGAAATCGAGGAAGGCGGTCGACGGATTCTATGCGGCGGCCCTCGCCCAGGGCGGCAAGGACGAAGGCAAGCCCGGCCCGCGGCCGGCCGACGGCAGCAATTACGCGGCCTATGTCCGCGACCTCGACGGCAACAAGATCTGCGCCTATTGCAGCAAGGCCAAGTAG